One region of Flavobacterium sp. KACC 22763 genomic DNA includes:
- a CDS encoding OsmC family protein, with the protein MDTISAKIDTRLYRTEITSASGNVLISDEPQQLGGKNLGLNPTELLASSLASCTLITLRMYINRKQWNVEEINIKIDFERDSERNCTSFTRRIEVIGEVDETQRQRLETIANSCPIHKTLTHSIEIKTTLI; encoded by the coding sequence ATGGATACAATTTCAGCAAAAATAGATACACGTTTGTATCGAACGGAAATTACCTCAGCCAGCGGAAATGTCTTAATTTCTGATGAACCCCAGCAATTGGGAGGCAAAAATTTAGGACTGAATCCAACAGAACTTTTGGCTTCATCATTGGCTTCTTGCACTTTGATTACTTTACGAATGTACATTAATCGTAAGCAATGGAATGTCGAGGAAATCAATATCAAGATTGATTTTGAAAGAGATTCAGAGAGAAATTGCACCTCATTTACTAGAAGAATTGAAGTAATAGGAGAAGTAGACGAAACGCAAAGACAAAGATTAGAAACGATTGCAAATAGTTGTCCAATTCATAAAACATTGACACATTCAATCGAAATTAAAACCACACTAATATAA
- a CDS encoding pirin family protein has translation MSNISLIIEERAANIGNFMVGRLLPFREKRAVGPFVFIDHMGPAHLSDHENMDVPPHPHIGLSTLTFLFEGSIMHRDSLGTELEIKPGAVNWMTAGKGIVHSERTPEYLRHTDKMLHGLQIWVALPKELEQMDPNFTHVEADDIPAWEEDGVSYKLIAGEAFGKNSPVPVYSPLYFIEIKSKEAKKINIGHHLFGESGLYILEGSIKNGEHVYDPRQILITTEASLCEFEIAANSTVYIFGGEPFPEEHFIFWNFVSSDKNLIEKAKQDWTAQTFPKVPGETEFVPLPEPRIK, from the coding sequence ATGTCAAATATCAGTTTAATTATCGAAGAACGCGCTGCCAATATTGGCAATTTTATGGTTGGCAGATTACTGCCTTTCCGCGAAAAAAGAGCTGTCGGACCATTTGTATTTATCGATCATATGGGACCTGCACATTTAAGTGATCATGAAAATATGGATGTTCCTCCGCACCCGCATATCGGACTTTCAACGCTTACCTTTTTGTTTGAAGGAAGCATTATGCATCGCGATAGTCTAGGAACAGAACTAGAAATAAAACCAGGCGCTGTAAACTGGATGACCGCTGGAAAAGGAATTGTACATTCTGAAAGAACTCCAGAATATTTAAGACATACAGATAAAATGCTTCACGGATTGCAGATTTGGGTGGCACTCCCGAAAGAATTGGAACAAATGGATCCAAATTTTACACATGTTGAAGCAGACGATATTCCAGCTTGGGAAGAAGATGGAGTTTCATATAAATTAATTGCTGGTGAAGCTTTTGGGAAAAACTCTCCAGTTCCTGTTTATAGTCCATTGTATTTTATTGAAATTAAGAGCAAAGAAGCTAAGAAAATCAATATTGGGCATCATTTATTTGGCGAAAGCGGATTATATATTTTAGAAGGAAGCATTAAAAACGGTGAACATGTTTATGATCCAAGACAGATTTTAATTACAACTGAAGCTTCTCTTTGCGAATTTGAAATTGCTGCAAATTCAACTGTTTATATCTTTGGTGGAGAGCCTTTTCCTGAAGAACATTTTATCTTTTGGAATTTCGTTTCTTCGGATAAAAACCTCATCGAAAAAGCAAAACAAGACTGGACTGCTCAAACTTTCCCAAAAGTTCCGGGTGAAACCGAATTTGTTCCATTGCCAGAACCAAGAATTAAATAA
- a CDS encoding DNA alkylation repair protein, translating into MGLIKDIYSVSFYEKFSQAVVEVYPAFNKHKFIEAIYEGDFAQKEWKERMKHTTVVFHQFMPQNFPEAVILIDKTIENLKKNNFTDSNLAFIFFADYIEMYGLNDLQTSKKAFVSITQFISCEFAVRPFILKYKEQMIDEMIKWSLHENHHVRRLASEGSRPRLPWAMAIPFLKKDPSSILPILENLKNDPSEYVRRSVANNLNDIAKDNPQIVLEIAARWKGQSKETDGIIKHGCRTLLKQGHPEILSHYGLESTNIELSSFEIKTPTVKIGDYLQFQFHLNNKNEESKTVRLEYAVHYKKSKGHLAKKVFKISEKIYHPNQLTKIERNQSFKLITTRVFHTGKHQLSIIINGTESDVLEFELVE; encoded by the coding sequence ATGGGATTAATTAAAGACATTTACTCGGTTTCTTTTTACGAAAAATTTAGTCAGGCTGTTGTTGAAGTGTATCCAGCGTTCAACAAACATAAATTTATTGAAGCAATTTACGAAGGCGATTTTGCTCAAAAAGAATGGAAAGAAAGAATGAAGCATACAACAGTTGTGTTTCACCAATTTATGCCTCAAAATTTCCCTGAAGCCGTTATTTTAATTGATAAAACCATAGAAAACCTAAAGAAAAACAACTTCACAGACAGCAATTTGGCCTTCATTTTCTTTGCCGACTATATCGAAATGTATGGTTTAAACGATTTACAAACTTCGAAGAAAGCTTTTGTTTCTATAACTCAATTTATAAGCTGTGAATTTGCCGTTCGCCCTTTCATTTTAAAATATAAAGAACAAATGATTGATGAAATGATTAAGTGGTCATTGCACGAAAATCATCACGTGCGTCGATTAGCGAGCGAAGGTTCACGTCCGAGATTGCCTTGGGCAATGGCGATTCCGTTTTTGAAAAAAGATCCTTCTTCTATCCTCCCCATTTTGGAGAATTTAAAAAATGATCCTTCAGAATATGTTCGAAGAAGCGTTGCCAATAATTTAAATGACATCGCTAAAGACAATCCGCAAATTGTATTAGAAATCGCTGCAAGATGGAAAGGTCAGAGCAAAGAAACTGATGGAATTATAAAACACGGGTGCAGAACTTTATTAAAACAAGGTCATCCAGAAATTTTAAGCCATTATGGCTTAGAAAGTACTAATATTGAGCTTTCTTCTTTCGAAATCAAAACGCCAACTGTAAAAATTGGCGATTACCTCCAGTTTCAATTTCATTTAAATAATAAAAATGAAGAATCTAAAACAGTTCGTTTAGAATACGCCGTTCACTATAAAAAATCAAAAGGACATTTGGCGAAAAAAGTCTTCAAAATCAGCGAGAAGATTTATCATCCAAATCAGCTAACTAAGATTGAAAGAAACCAATCTTTTAAATTGATTACGACGCGTGTTTTTCATACAGGAAAACATCAATTGTCGATTATTATTAATGGAACTGAAAGTGATGTTTTGGAATTTGAGTTGGTTGAATAA
- the nadC gene encoding carboxylating nicotinate-nucleotide diphosphorylase, which translates to MISEAQFQAELQLLISNAIREDVGQGDYSSLACIPDTAHGKAKLLVKDQGIIAGVELAKMIFEHVDPKLKVKTFIEDGTRVEYGEIVFEVSGSSQSILKAERVVLNTMQRMSAIATKTNHLMGLLEGTNAKILDTRKTTPNFRVAEKWAVKIGGGENHRYALYDMIMLKDNHIDFAGGITRAISKTKEYLKENNLDLKIIVEARNLDEIREILLSDGVHRILIDNFNYEDTKTAVNLIGSKCQTESSGNISEKTVREYALCGVNYISSGALTHSVYNMDLSLKAF; encoded by the coding sequence ATGATAAGTGAAGCTCAATTTCAAGCAGAATTACAACTTTTAATCAGTAATGCCATTAGAGAAGATGTGGGACAAGGCGATTACAGTTCGCTGGCTTGTATTCCAGATACTGCTCATGGTAAGGCAAAACTATTGGTAAAAGATCAAGGAATCATTGCCGGAGTTGAACTTGCCAAAATGATATTTGAACATGTAGACCCAAAACTAAAAGTGAAAACTTTTATAGAGGACGGAACACGTGTGGAATATGGTGAAATCGTTTTTGAAGTTTCTGGAAGTTCGCAATCTATTTTGAAAGCAGAAAGAGTAGTTTTGAATACGATGCAGAGAATGTCAGCGATTGCTACAAAAACAAACCATTTAATGGGACTTTTGGAAGGAACAAATGCTAAAATATTAGATACTCGTAAAACGACTCCAAACTTTAGAGTTGCAGAAAAATGGGCTGTAAAAATTGGCGGAGGCGAGAATCATCGTTATGCTTTGTATGATATGATTATGCTGAAAGACAATCATATTGATTTTGCTGGCGGTATTACTCGTGCAATTTCTAAAACAAAAGAGTATTTGAAAGAGAATAATCTTGATCTTAAAATTATTGTTGAAGCTCGTAATCTGGATGAAATCAGAGAAATTTTATTGAGTGATGGAGTTCATAGAATTCTGATAGACAATTTTAATTATGAAGATACGAAAACGGCAGTAAATTTGATTGGTTCAAAATGTCAGACAGAATCTTCAGGAAATATCAGTGAAAAAACAGTTCGCGAGTATGCTTTGTGTGGCGTAAATTATATTTCATCTGGCGCTTTAACGCATTCTGTATATAATATGGATTTGAGCTTGAAAGCTTTTTAA
- a CDS encoding YihY/virulence factor BrkB family protein has protein sequence MSQEIEDRIEKLPVVRSLARLLKKIKLPWLEGFSLYDLLEMYTIGIIDGAFSYHASAVSFSFFMALFPFALFILNLIPFIPIDNFQEDFLQFVQQSVPPNTFDAISKIISDILNNSHSGLLSSGFLLSIFLMANGINGILSGFESSKHVFDKRGFLHQYLVALAISLVMTIILFVTVATIVVFEVFIQKTIIQDVLSDRIPLIILGRYLFVILMILITSSILLRYGTKQYNKVPFISIGSVFTTILIVISSFFFGIWVIKFSKYNELYGSIGTLLILMFYIWINCMILLLGFELNASIRKLKQKKEK, from the coding sequence ATGTCGCAAGAGATAGAAGATCGGATTGAGAAACTGCCTGTGGTGCGGTCATTAGCCCGACTTTTGAAGAAAATAAAACTGCCTTGGCTGGAAGGATTTTCATTATACGATTTGTTGGAAATGTACACCATCGGAATTATTGATGGTGCTTTTTCGTATCATGCAAGTGCTGTTTCTTTTAGTTTTTTTATGGCATTATTTCCTTTTGCTCTATTTATTCTAAACTTAATCCCATTTATTCCGATAGATAATTTTCAGGAAGATTTCTTGCAGTTTGTACAGCAAAGCGTTCCTCCAAACACGTTTGATGCAATTAGTAAAATTATCAGCGATATCTTAAATAATAGTCACTCAGGATTATTATCATCTGGATTTTTGCTTTCGATTTTTTTGATGGCAAATGGAATTAATGGAATTTTAAGCGGTTTTGAATCCTCAAAACACGTTTTTGACAAACGCGGATTTTTACATCAATATTTGGTTGCTTTGGCGATTTCGCTTGTAATGACTATAATTTTATTTGTTACGGTGGCAACAATTGTTGTTTTTGAGGTTTTTATTCAAAAAACAATTATTCAAGATGTGTTGAGCGATCGAATTCCTCTGATTATTTTAGGACGATATTTATTCGTTATCCTAATGATTCTGATAACATCTTCAATATTATTGCGTTATGGTACAAAACAGTATAATAAAGTGCCTTTTATTAGCATTGGTTCTGTTTTTACAACGATCTTAATTGTTATATCTTCGTTCTTTTTTGGAATTTGGGTTATAAAATTTTCAAAATACAACGAACTTTATGGTTCAATTGGAACATTATTAATTCTAATGTTTTATATTTGGATAAACTGTATGATTCTGCTTTTAGGGTTCGAATTGAATGCTTCTATCAGAAAATTAAAACAAAAAAAAGAAAAATAA
- a CDS encoding DUF2147 domain-containing protein, with translation MKNLMLTIGVFFFALTMQSQSVIGKWKTIDDETGEAKSVVEIYEKSGKIYGKIVDILREGHKKDVCVKCEGAEKNKPILGMVIINGLKKDDSEYNGGTILDPTSGKKYKCYVTLESADKLKLRGYVGISLMGRTQYWTRVKN, from the coding sequence ATGAAAAATTTGATGCTAACTATCGGAGTGTTCTTCTTTGCCCTAACCATGCAAAGTCAAAGTGTAATTGGAAAATGGAAGACAATTGACGACGAAACAGGAGAAGCCAAATCGGTAGTTGAGATTTATGAGAAATCTGGAAAAATATATGGCAAGATTGTAGATATACTTCGCGAAGGCCACAAAAAAGATGTTTGTGTAAAATGTGAAGGCGCAGAAAAAAACAAACCAATTTTAGGAATGGTTATTATAAACGGACTTAAAAAAGATGATTCTGAATATAATGGAGGAACAATCTTGGATCCGACAAGCGGTAAAAAATACAAATGTTATGTTACTTTAGAATCTGCAGATAAATTGAAACTTCGCGGTTATGTTGGAATTTCTTTAATGGGAAGAACGCAATACTGGACGAGAGTCAAAAATTAA